From a region of the Rathayibacter sp. VKM Ac-2804 genome:
- a CDS encoding glycoside hydrolase family 2 TIM barrel-domain containing protein, which translates to MTTTSFNDGWSVRDKKSIFEALQSATADAVSVRLPHDALIHRDRTDAPGRTSHTGYFPSAVVEYSTTLDVPEEYRDKRVTLEFQGVHRDAMVYVNEVFAAQRPFGYSTFYVELDAFLHYGAANTIRIEARTHEDSRWYTGVGIHRDVLLHVTELVHVAPEAGVRITTPDIDPRRAVVEIATTVRNQSTGTAQRSVSTVLRAPDGRTVATDTAPITLRAGATSVVRQRLYVQAPQLWDVDSPFLYTAVTTLGDTGTAVEERTTRFGIRTLQVDPMEGLRINGTTVKLRGACIHHDNGVLGAATIGRAEERRVQLLKDAGFNAIRSSHNPLSQVMLDACDRHGMLVMDETFDMWTIGKSAFDYSLSFPEWWERDVEALVAKDFNHPSVIFYSIGNEIPETGNPLGTDWGRRIAEKIRSLDETRYITNSINGFVSVLPEVAALMSAQADGGAPAGVNAASDFMGMINASDLVTEKTAESFAAVDVAGLNYGDSRYVGDREAFPNRIIVGTETFPTNIDVNWRLVEENPHVIGDFTWTGWDYLGEAGIGRVQHLSDDEAPLFAAPYPWLAAWCGDLDITGHRRPASYYRETVFGLRHEPYIVVHRPEHHGATRHSSPWTWSDSIASWSWDVAVGSPITVEVYSDADEVELLLNGDSIGRAPAGRDNRYRATFETQYAPGELTAVAVTGGAEVSRTSLPTASSDLRMKVNADRDQLVDDSSDLSFITIELHDDKGTLVTCDDRLITVNVSGAGILQGLGSARPDTTEKFDAREFTTFDGRLLAVIRPTGAGRITVDVTANGLDRVQVTLDVLSESRTTPSDAARPTVL; encoded by the coding sequence ATGACGACCACATCGTTCAACGACGGCTGGAGCGTCCGCGACAAGAAGAGCATCTTCGAGGCTCTTCAGAGCGCGACCGCCGACGCGGTGTCCGTTCGACTCCCGCACGACGCGCTGATCCACCGTGACCGCACCGACGCCCCGGGACGCACGTCGCACACAGGCTACTTCCCCAGCGCGGTCGTCGAGTACTCGACGACGCTCGATGTCCCGGAGGAGTACCGCGACAAGCGCGTCACCCTCGAGTTCCAGGGCGTCCACCGCGACGCGATGGTCTACGTGAACGAGGTGTTCGCTGCGCAGCGCCCGTTCGGGTACTCCACGTTCTACGTCGAGCTCGACGCGTTCCTGCACTACGGCGCCGCCAACACGATCCGCATCGAGGCCCGCACACACGAGGACTCCCGCTGGTACACCGGCGTCGGCATCCACCGCGACGTCCTGCTGCACGTCACCGAGCTCGTCCACGTCGCTCCCGAGGCCGGCGTACGGATTACGACCCCGGACATCGACCCCCGTCGGGCCGTCGTCGAGATCGCGACCACTGTTCGGAACCAGAGCACCGGCACCGCGCAGCGCTCGGTCTCCACCGTGCTGCGTGCCCCTGACGGGCGGACCGTCGCGACCGACACCGCACCGATCACCCTGCGCGCAGGCGCGACGTCCGTCGTCCGTCAGCGGCTTTACGTGCAGGCTCCGCAGCTGTGGGACGTCGACAGCCCCTTCCTGTACACGGCGGTCACCACCCTCGGCGACACCGGCACCGCGGTGGAGGAGCGCACGACCCGCTTCGGCATCCGGACCCTCCAGGTCGACCCGATGGAGGGCCTGCGCATCAACGGGACGACCGTCAAGCTGCGCGGTGCCTGCATCCACCACGACAACGGCGTTCTGGGAGCCGCCACCATCGGGCGTGCTGAGGAGCGCCGCGTGCAGCTGCTCAAGGACGCCGGGTTCAACGCGATCCGCAGCTCGCACAACCCGCTCAGTCAAGTGATGCTCGACGCCTGCGACCGCCACGGGATGCTCGTGATGGACGAGACGTTCGACATGTGGACGATCGGCAAGTCCGCCTTCGACTACTCCCTCTCCTTCCCCGAGTGGTGGGAGCGCGACGTCGAAGCGCTCGTCGCGAAGGACTTCAACCACCCGTCGGTGATCTTCTACTCCATCGGCAACGAGATCCCCGAGACCGGGAACCCGCTGGGCACCGACTGGGGCCGGCGGATCGCCGAGAAGATCCGCTCGCTCGACGAGACCCGCTACATCACGAACAGCATCAACGGGTTCGTCTCCGTCCTCCCGGAGGTCGCCGCCCTCATGAGCGCCCAGGCCGACGGCGGCGCGCCGGCCGGCGTGAACGCCGCAAGCGATTTCATGGGCATGATCAACGCCTCAGACCTCGTCACGGAGAAGACCGCGGAGTCCTTCGCCGCCGTTGACGTCGCCGGCCTTAACTACGGCGACTCCCGCTACGTCGGCGACCGCGAAGCGTTCCCCAACCGCATCATCGTCGGCACCGAGACGTTCCCCACGAACATCGACGTCAACTGGCGGCTCGTCGAGGAGAACCCGCACGTCATCGGAGACTTCACCTGGACCGGCTGGGACTACCTCGGAGAAGCCGGCATCGGACGAGTGCAGCACCTCTCGGACGACGAGGCGCCGCTGTTCGCGGCCCCCTACCCCTGGCTCGCAGCCTGGTGCGGCGACCTCGACATCACCGGACACCGCCGGCCTGCCTCCTACTACCGCGAGACGGTCTTCGGTCTGCGCCACGAGCCCTACATCGTTGTCCACCGCCCCGAGCACCACGGCGCCACCCGGCACTCGAGCCCGTGGACCTGGTCTGACAGCATCGCCAGCTGGAGCTGGGACGTCGCCGTCGGCTCACCCATCACCGTCGAGGTCTACAGCGACGCCGACGAAGTCGAGCTGCTCCTCAACGGCGACAGCATCGGGCGCGCACCCGCCGGACGCGACAATCGCTACCGCGCCACCTTCGAGACGCAGTACGCACCCGGCGAGCTCACCGCGGTCGCTGTCACCGGCGGCGCCGAAGTCAGCCGCACGAGCCTCCCCACCGCCTCCTCGGACCTGCGGATGAAGGTGAACGCGGACCGCGACCAGCTCGTCGACGACTCCTCCGACCTCAGCTTCATCACCATCGAGCTGCACGACGACAAGGGGACCCTCGTGACCTGCGATGACCGCCTCATCACGGTCAACGTCAGCGGGGCAGGAATTCTCCAGGGTCTGGGCAGCGCGCGTCCCGACACGACGGAGAAGTTCGACGCCCGGGAGTTCACCACCTTCGACGGGCGCCTTCTCGCCGTCATCCGCCCCACCGGCGCAGGACGCATCACCGTCGACGTGACAGCCAACGGTCTCGACCGTGTGCAGGTGACGCTGGACGTGCTCAGCGAGTCCCGGACGACGCCGTCCGATGCGGCGCGCCCCACCGTTCTCTGA
- a CDS encoding Gfo/Idh/MocA family oxidoreductase: MTASESRLTWGVVGTGDISRSICSDLAHLDTARLLSVCSRRTSTAEQFAAETGAERVHGHLDEMLADDDLDIVYIGTPHATHLPIALAALRAGKHVLIEKPLGVSADEARIIADTARRSGRFAMEAMWMKFAPAYRSLLNAVRAGAIGQVRSIRASFGLPFDTADSERWSAARSSSTLLDQGIYPVTLALDVLGAPWRIHADHLLRDDGVDLASRATLEYAGGRRADLAASMTEYIDPSASLSGSLGWIDVPAPFWVTTRFTVHAGTIADAFRSPKTTALEPEGHGYVPMLRAVTDAVRQGLTEHPLHPLEASIRTFVALDRIRSAANATRAA; encoded by the coding sequence GTGACGGCCTCGGAGAGCCGGCTGACGTGGGGTGTCGTCGGTACCGGCGACATCTCACGCTCCATCTGCTCCGACCTCGCACACCTCGATACCGCGCGCCTACTCTCGGTCTGCTCGCGGCGTACCTCGACCGCAGAGCAGTTCGCTGCGGAGACCGGAGCGGAACGGGTGCACGGACATCTCGACGAGATGCTCGCCGACGACGATCTCGACATCGTCTACATCGGTACCCCGCACGCGACACACCTGCCGATCGCGCTCGCGGCGCTGCGTGCCGGCAAGCACGTCCTGATCGAGAAGCCCCTCGGTGTGAGCGCCGACGAAGCACGCATCATCGCGGACACGGCGCGCCGGTCGGGTCGGTTCGCGATGGAGGCGATGTGGATGAAGTTCGCACCCGCCTACCGCAGTCTCCTAAACGCGGTTCGAGCGGGAGCGATCGGGCAGGTGCGCAGCATCCGAGCCTCGTTCGGGCTCCCGTTCGACACGGCGGACTCCGAGCGCTGGTCCGCAGCACGATCCAGCAGCACCCTGCTCGATCAAGGGATCTACCCGGTCACCCTCGCCCTCGACGTGCTCGGAGCCCCCTGGCGGATCCACGCAGACCATCTGCTGCGCGACGACGGCGTGGACCTCGCCAGCCGCGCGACCCTGGAATACGCCGGCGGACGACGTGCGGACCTCGCAGCGTCGATGACCGAGTACATCGATCCCAGCGCCTCCCTCAGCGGATCCCTCGGCTGGATCGACGTCCCTGCCCCGTTCTGGGTGACAACCCGCTTCACCGTCCACGCGGGGACCATCGCAGACGCATTCCGCTCGCCGAAGACGACCGCACTCGAACCAGAAGGCCACGGGTACGTGCCCATGCTGCGTGCCGTGACCGACGCCGTCCGACAAGGCCTCACCGAGCACCCACTGCACCCGCTGGAGGCGTCGATCCGGACCTTCGTCGCCCTCGACCGCATCCGATCCGCCGCGAACGCGACCCGCGCCGCCTGA
- a CDS encoding glycoside-pentoside-hexuronide (GPH):cation symporter has protein sequence MAKDPRRVQGEQMRAAVALSTEESVTAALSADAVGQAIREDRSGEKLKLREKLSYGVGDIGANLVFAPVSAFLLFYFTDTVGIGAAIAGTLLLFGRVLDGTLDLIIGTLVDKTSTRWGKARPWILFSMPVLVISFVLLFNVPAGLNETGKEIYAFVFYFLCLGVGFVSSNLAYHTLLSVITSDSRTRVTLTVIRTFCAILTTLLVNSLTVPLLTAFGGGQGGWTATTLIYGGIAAITLLIVFVGTKERVTSTVTTTAGPKMPLGKMIRILFRNPYFFLVFGFFLLQFMVQGTASVGIYFASDVLEDPSLFGLLSIAGLAPLLLGMWFMPAIIGRFGKRKPILFGTSLTVIGAIITLVDPSNLTLLIVGSLIRAVGGIPTASALFALVADVVDYGEWKSGVRLDGMTYAAATAGQNFGAGLGTALVGWLLAFGMYDGLADSQPQSALDVEIFLYLWLPMIVAILMAVIIYFLDIDKNMSQMQRDLAERRGSAAAVAE, from the coding sequence ATGGCGAAAGATCCTCGACGGGTGCAGGGCGAGCAGATGCGTGCCGCCGTCGCTCTCAGCACGGAGGAGTCGGTCACCGCCGCCTTGTCGGCGGACGCTGTCGGCCAGGCGATCCGCGAGGACCGCTCAGGTGAGAAGCTGAAGCTGCGGGAGAAGCTCTCCTACGGAGTCGGCGACATCGGAGCAAATCTCGTCTTCGCGCCGGTGTCCGCTTTCCTGCTCTTCTACTTCACCGATACGGTCGGCATCGGCGCCGCGATCGCCGGAACGCTTCTCCTGTTCGGACGCGTGCTCGACGGCACACTCGACCTCATCATCGGCACTCTGGTCGACAAGACCTCGACCCGCTGGGGCAAGGCGCGGCCATGGATCCTCTTCAGCATGCCGGTGCTGGTGATCTCCTTCGTCCTGCTGTTCAACGTTCCCGCCGGACTGAACGAGACGGGCAAAGAGATCTACGCCTTCGTCTTCTACTTCCTCTGCCTCGGCGTCGGGTTCGTCAGCTCGAACCTCGCGTATCACACGCTGCTCTCCGTGATCACCTCCGACTCCCGAACCCGCGTGACTCTGACCGTCATCCGGACCTTCTGCGCGATCCTGACGACCCTCCTGGTGAACTCCTTGACCGTTCCTCTGCTGACCGCGTTCGGCGGCGGTCAGGGCGGGTGGACGGCAACGACGTTGATCTACGGCGGCATCGCTGCGATCACGCTGCTCATCGTGTTCGTCGGTACGAAGGAGCGCGTCACGAGCACTGTCACCACGACGGCCGGACCGAAGATGCCGCTGGGCAAGATGATCCGGATCCTGTTCCGCAACCCGTACTTCTTCCTGGTCTTCGGCTTCTTCCTCCTTCAGTTCATGGTCCAGGGCACCGCCAGCGTCGGAATCTACTTCGCCTCCGACGTCCTCGAGGACCCGAGCCTGTTCGGCCTCCTCAGCATCGCCGGACTCGCGCCCCTCCTGCTGGGCATGTGGTTCATGCCCGCGATCATCGGCCGCTTCGGCAAGCGCAAGCCCATCCTGTTCGGCACGAGCCTGACGGTCATCGGCGCGATCATCACGCTCGTCGACCCGTCGAACCTCACCCTCCTGATCGTCGGAAGCCTGATCCGAGCGGTCGGCGGTATCCCGACCGCCTCGGCCCTCTTCGCCCTCGTCGCCGACGTCGTCGACTACGGAGAGTGGAAGAGCGGCGTCCGTCTGGACGGGATGACCTATGCGGCCGCGACCGCCGGCCAGAACTTCGGCGCCGGACTGGGCACGGCCCTCGTCGGCTGGCTGCTCGCCTTCGGCATGTACGACGGCCTCGCGGATTCACAGCCGCAGTCGGCGCTCGACGTGGAGATCTTCCTCTACCTGTGGCTGCCGATGATCGTGGCGATCCTGATGGCCGTGATCATCTACTTCCTCGACATCGACAAGAACATGTCTCAGATGCAGCGCGACCTCGCCGAGCGGCGCGGAAGCGCCGCGGCCGTGGCCGAGTAG
- a CDS encoding LacI family DNA-binding transcriptional regulator — MTPTTPARRATSSDVARRAGLSRTTVSQILNGNVASFPQETRDRVSAAAAELNYRPSRAGRALATGVSDMIVLAIPSATFGPNLQNAVDQITEASATLGMSVVVRFAGRDTAATLTSVLDLRPMVIIDFGVFTPEQGRTLESAGSRLFPPIPESGQDATDELDVFVGRLQVRELVLRGKRHVIYAQLQDSRAAPYGDFRLQGVRSECSAHGLADPVVIRVELDEDSATQALSSALETTGDDAVAVCAYNDDVAIAVIAAARRLELPVPSRVGVIGVDHTMLGQLVAPRLTSVHIDLPRIIDLFLGQLTVIRGAGAATADEVTALEPSDVAWVVAGDSC; from the coding sequence ATGACCCCGACGACTCCCGCTCGCCGAGCGACGAGCTCGGACGTCGCCCGACGCGCCGGGCTGTCTCGGACGACGGTGAGTCAGATCCTCAACGGGAACGTGGCGAGCTTCCCGCAGGAGACGCGCGATCGCGTCTCGGCCGCCGCGGCGGAGCTGAACTACCGCCCCTCTCGGGCCGGCCGCGCTCTCGCGACCGGCGTGAGCGACATGATCGTTCTCGCGATTCCCAGCGCCACCTTCGGCCCGAATCTGCAGAACGCGGTCGATCAGATCACTGAAGCGTCGGCGACTCTGGGGATGAGCGTCGTCGTTCGGTTCGCCGGTCGCGACACGGCCGCGACTCTCACCTCGGTCCTGGACCTGCGACCGATGGTCATCATCGATTTCGGAGTGTTCACACCCGAGCAGGGGCGGACCCTGGAGTCCGCGGGCAGTCGGCTCTTCCCACCGATTCCCGAATCCGGGCAGGATGCGACGGACGAGCTCGACGTCTTCGTCGGACGCCTCCAGGTGCGTGAACTCGTCCTCCGCGGGAAGAGGCACGTGATCTACGCCCAGCTGCAGGACTCCCGAGCAGCCCCCTACGGGGATTTCCGGCTCCAGGGCGTCCGATCGGAGTGCTCCGCTCACGGGTTGGCGGACCCCGTCGTGATCAGGGTGGAACTCGATGAGGACTCCGCCACACAGGCGCTCAGCTCAGCGCTCGAGACGACGGGAGACGACGCCGTCGCCGTGTGCGCCTACAACGACGACGTCGCCATCGCCGTCATCGCTGCCGCACGCAGGCTGGAGCTCCCGGTGCCTTCCCGAGTCGGCGTGATCGGGGTCGACCACACGATGCTCGGTCAGCTCGTCGCACCGCGTCTGACGAGTGTGCACATCGACCTCCCTCGGATCATCGACTTGTTCCTCGGTCAACTGACCGTGATCCGCGGTGCCGGAGCTGCAACGGCGGATGAGGTCACGGCTCTCGAACCGAGCGACGTCGCGTGGGTGGTTGCGGGAGACAGCTGCTGA
- a CDS encoding glycoside hydrolase family 3 C-terminal domain-containing protein: MTTTHTLFDDAVERVRGGHAAQAEAAALLAQLTAEEKLGLLDGDDDFWPGMGEMAQRYNSVPIVMGRIDRIGVPGLRFSDGPRGAVMGASTAFPVSMARGATWDLALEERIGIAIGAEVRAQGGNFFGGVCINLPRHPAWGRAQETYGEDSYALGEFGAALTRGVRHHTMAVSKHFALNSMENARFVADVTADDAALHEVYLPHFRRTVEEGVDGIMTAYNSVNGEWAGENEALMEGVLRERWGFQGVTVSDFIFGLRDAAKSLHAGLDVEEPFRQQRAHSLPADLDAGRASWDDVERAGTRILATQLAFFARELDAEPSIEVVFSDEHRALAREAAATAAVLLKNDDVDGRPLLPLDAASLRRVSVIGRLAGLANTGDEGSSNVRSPQVVTPLDGIRAAVPGARVDFVEADDPAAAAAASADADVAIVVVGYTSADEGEYLGDLMNDPSLLALFPPAPEGVDMSALMTEASGTVMGSATGGDRRSLRVRPIDADIIRATATANPRTVVVVVTAGAVITEEWRDEVPAVLIGWYSGTEGGSALTDVLLGHHDATGRLPYSIPADEAHLPFFDIDATAITYDRWHGQRLLDRDGNRAAFPLGFGLSYTTFSIDRVTVSAVEQEHFDATVTVTNTGDRAGRHVVQLYALIDAHDFPHRVLVGFAPAWIDAGATATITINGSTRPTHRWTDDGFVPAASSAIIEAAAFSGDAAAATTTIDLL; encoded by the coding sequence ATGACGACCACTCACACCCTGTTCGATGACGCCGTAGAGCGCGTGCGTGGGGGTCACGCCGCGCAAGCGGAGGCCGCTGCGCTCCTCGCTCAGCTGACGGCGGAGGAGAAGCTGGGTCTTCTCGACGGCGACGACGACTTCTGGCCGGGCATGGGGGAGATGGCGCAGCGATACAACAGCGTCCCCATCGTCATGGGCCGGATCGATCGAATCGGCGTGCCGGGGCTCCGGTTCAGCGATGGGCCCCGCGGCGCGGTCATGGGTGCCTCGACCGCGTTCCCGGTCTCGATGGCTCGCGGAGCCACCTGGGATCTCGCGCTCGAGGAGCGGATCGGGATCGCCATCGGCGCGGAAGTCCGGGCCCAGGGCGGGAACTTCTTCGGAGGTGTCTGCATCAATCTGCCTCGCCACCCCGCGTGGGGGCGCGCGCAGGAGACGTACGGCGAGGACAGCTACGCGCTCGGTGAATTCGGCGCAGCTCTCACTCGCGGGGTCCGACACCACACCATGGCCGTGTCGAAGCACTTCGCGCTGAACTCGATGGAGAACGCTCGGTTCGTGGCGGACGTCACCGCCGATGACGCCGCCCTTCACGAGGTCTACCTCCCGCACTTCCGGCGCACGGTCGAGGAGGGCGTCGATGGGATCATGACCGCCTACAACAGCGTCAACGGCGAATGGGCGGGAGAGAACGAGGCCCTGATGGAGGGCGTTCTGCGGGAGAGGTGGGGCTTTCAGGGGGTCACCGTCTCGGACTTCATCTTCGGGCTTCGCGACGCCGCGAAGTCCCTGCACGCCGGTCTGGACGTCGAAGAGCCCTTCCGTCAGCAGCGGGCACACTCCCTGCCGGCCGACCTCGATGCCGGGCGGGCGTCCTGGGACGACGTCGAGCGCGCCGGGACGCGCATCCTCGCTACACAGCTCGCGTTCTTCGCGCGCGAGCTCGACGCAGAGCCGTCGATCGAGGTGGTCTTCTCGGATGAGCACCGAGCGCTGGCCCGTGAAGCCGCCGCCACTGCGGCAGTTCTTCTCAAGAACGATGACGTGGACGGCCGCCCGCTGCTGCCCCTGGACGCGGCTTCGCTGCGGCGCGTCTCGGTGATCGGTCGGCTGGCGGGGCTGGCCAACACCGGCGACGAGGGCTCCTCGAACGTCCGTTCTCCGCAGGTGGTCACGCCCCTGGACGGGATCCGCGCCGCTGTGCCAGGTGCGAGAGTCGACTTCGTGGAAGCCGATGATCCGGCGGCGGCCGCAGCCGCGTCCGCCGACGCCGATGTCGCGATCGTCGTCGTCGGCTACACCTCAGCCGATGAGGGCGAGTACCTCGGCGACCTCATGAACGACCCCTCTCTCCTCGCCCTCTTCCCCCCCGCCCCGGAAGGCGTCGACATGAGTGCCCTCATGACCGAGGCCAGCGGCACTGTGATGGGATCGGCGACGGGCGGCGATCGCCGATCCCTGCGCGTGCGCCCCATCGACGCGGACATCATCCGCGCGACTGCGACGGCGAATCCGCGCACCGTCGTGGTCGTCGTGACGGCAGGAGCCGTCATCACCGAGGAGTGGCGGGACGAGGTTCCGGCCGTCCTCATCGGCTGGTACAGCGGCACAGAGGGAGGGTCGGCCCTCACGGACGTCCTCCTCGGCCACCACGACGCCACCGGCCGACTGCCGTACTCCATCCCCGCCGATGAAGCTCACCTGCCCTTCTTCGACATCGACGCCACCGCGATCACCTACGACCGCTGGCATGGACAACGGCTCCTCGACCGCGACGGAAACCGCGCCGCGTTCCCCTTGGGATTCGGTCTGTCGTACACGACGTTCAGCATCGATCGCGTCACCGTGAGCGCCGTCGAACAGGAGCACTTCGACGCCACCGTCACCGTCACGAACACCGGTGATCGAGCCGGTCGCCACGTCGTGCAGCTCTACGCCCTCATCGACGCTCACGACTTCCCGCATCGCGTGCTCGTCGGGTTCGCCCCTGCGTGGATCGACGCCGGCGCAACGGCAACCATCACGATCAACGGCTCCACTCGCCCCACCCACCGGTGGACCGACGACGGTTTCGTCCCCGCCGCTTCGTCGGCGATCATCGAGGCCGCCGCCTTCTCCGGAGATGCGGCAGCCGCAACGACGACGATCGACCTGCTGTAA
- a CDS encoding TetR/AcrR family transcriptional regulator, translated as MTAQEVPGGASAGTPSRIRLAPEVRRAMIVERATTLISERGFNAFTLLGLAEACGMTRRGLDHYFGSRDEILIAVLRHRDSEDIALLGNTGAPRDREATWRALDDAVRRNASQREIVRLYTVLGSESLDPAHPAHDYFQERARSARKTFVESIECWHPRPEAFATVVLALLDGVQISWLRDPALDLFELWRDAGSLLDRDSTP; from the coding sequence GTGACTGCGCAAGAAGTGCCGGGTGGGGCTTCGGCCGGCACGCCTTCGCGCATACGCTTGGCTCCCGAGGTGCGGCGCGCGATGATCGTTGAGCGCGCCACGACGTTGATCTCCGAGCGCGGGTTCAACGCCTTCACCCTGCTGGGGCTCGCTGAAGCGTGCGGGATGACGCGGCGAGGGCTCGATCACTACTTCGGCTCCCGCGACGAGATCCTCATCGCCGTCCTGCGTCACCGCGACTCGGAGGACATCGCGCTTCTCGGTAACACCGGGGCGCCCAGGGATCGAGAAGCCACGTGGCGCGCCCTGGACGACGCCGTCCGTCGCAATGCGTCGCAGCGCGAGATCGTGCGGCTCTACACCGTGCTGGGTTCCGAATCCCTCGACCCGGCGCATCCGGCGCACGACTACTTCCAGGAGCGCGCCCGCTCCGCGCGGAAGACCTTTGTCGAATCTATCGAGTGCTGGCACCCCCGGCCCGAAGCGTTCGCAACAGTAGTGCTGGCACTGCTGGACGGAGTTCAGATCAGCTGGCTTCGAGACCCGGCTCTTGATCTCTTCGAGCTTTGGCGCGACGCGGGATCACTTCTTGATCGAGACTCCACTCCCTGA
- a CDS encoding Chromate resistance protein ChrB, producing the protein MTDTAWLLLVPRIPAQPSRHRVAVWRELRRLGAVPAAAGMWAVPDLPAFSEGLTSIRELAARGDGGLTVFRATGHSDGDANDLRDVFTSARVDEWNEFVADCGKFDAEIDREFAKEKFTFGELEEEEQSLDRLRRWHRDLLRRDAFGQPEAQQATGRLTASTEKLATYSERVYAVNLPADPVIPE; encoded by the coding sequence GTGACTGATACCGCCTGGCTTCTCCTCGTCCCTCGTATCCCTGCTCAGCCCTCGCGCCACCGGGTCGCCGTCTGGCGGGAGCTGCGCCGCCTCGGAGCGGTGCCCGCCGCGGCGGGCATGTGGGCGGTCCCCGATCTGCCCGCGTTCTCCGAGGGCCTGACCTCGATCCGCGAGCTGGCCGCGCGCGGTGACGGTGGCCTGACCGTGTTCCGCGCGACGGGCCATAGCGACGGCGACGCGAACGATCTGCGCGACGTGTTCACGAGCGCCCGGGTGGACGAGTGGAACGAGTTCGTTGCGGACTGCGGGAAGTTCGACGCGGAGATCGATCGGGAGTTCGCGAAGGAGAAGTTCACCTTCGGGGAGCTCGAGGAGGAGGAGCAGAGCCTGGATCGGCTGCGCCGCTGGCACCGCGACCTGCTCCGCCGCGACGCCTTCGGCCAGCCCGAGGCACAGCAGGCGACCGGACGCCTCACCGCCAGCACCGAGAAGCTGGCGACGTACTCCGAGCGCGTCTACGCGGTGAATCTGCCGGCCGATCCCGTGATCCCGGAGTGA
- a CDS encoding DUF1232 domain-containing protein, whose translation MALLWCALVAVLWAQQRRAGRSVDWRAAMRLVPDVVRLLRALIADRTVPRVVRWSLVGLLAYLLLPVDLIPDVIPVLGVADDVLLVAVVLRFAVRRAGVATISRHWSGTDEGLHSVLTLTGAGTGSETGRSEHLPPS comes from the coding sequence GTGGCACTCCTCTGGTGCGCCCTGGTCGCCGTGCTGTGGGCGCAGCAGCGTCGAGCAGGGCGCTCGGTCGACTGGCGCGCGGCGATGCGTCTCGTTCCCGACGTCGTCCGACTGCTCCGCGCGCTCATCGCGGATCGGACCGTTCCTCGCGTCGTGCGCTGGTCGCTGGTCGGCCTGCTCGCCTACCTCCTCCTCCCCGTCGATCTGATCCCCGACGTCATCCCTGTGCTCGGAGTCGCCGACGACGTCCTCCTCGTCGCCGTCGTCCTGCGCTTCGCCGTGCGGCGGGCAGGCGTCGCGACGATCAGTCGGCACTGGTCCGGCACCGACGAGGGGCTGCACAGCGTTCTGACGCTCACCGGCGCTGGAACCGGCTCCGAGACGGGACGATCGGAGCACCTTCCGCCCTCGTAG
- a CDS encoding metalloregulator ArsR/SmtB family transcription factor: protein MHLDTETSRHGVDSEYVELAVEVFAMLADATRVRIVLALHDAGELPVNALAEAVQKSPAAVSQHLAKLRLGRMVLTRREGTTIHYRLTDEHASELVVDAIKQAEHVVGHAPHHQGDGAAG from the coding sequence ATGCACTTGGATACGGAGACAAGCAGACACGGCGTCGACTCGGAGTACGTCGAGCTGGCCGTGGAGGTGTTCGCGATGCTCGCCGACGCCACGCGCGTGCGCATCGTCCTGGCCCTGCACGACGCGGGCGAGCTGCCGGTGAACGCCCTGGCCGAGGCGGTGCAGAAGAGCCCAGCGGCCGTATCGCAGCACCTCGCGAAGCTGCGGCTCGGGCGAATGGTGCTGACGCGCCGGGAGGGCACGACGATCCACTACCGGCTCACCGACGAGCACGCCTCCGAGCTTGTCGTGGACGCGATCAAGCAGGCGGAGCACGTCGTCGGACACGCGCCGCACCATCAGGGGGACGGGGCGGCGGGATGA